One window of the Eschrichtius robustus isolate mEscRob2 chromosome 13, mEscRob2.pri, whole genome shotgun sequence genome contains the following:
- the MIOX gene encoding inositol oxygenase isoform X1, with the protein MKVAVDPDPSLVYRPDMEPEAAKDKGSFRNYTSGPLLDRVFTTYKLMHTWQTVDFVRRKHAQFGSFSYKRMTVMEAVDMLDGLVDESDPDVDFPNSFHAFQTAEGIRKAHPDKDWFHLVGLLHDLGKVLALAGEPQWAVVGDTFPVGCRPQGSVLFCDSTFQDNPDLQDPLYSTELGMYQPHCGLENVLMSWGHDEYMYQMMKFNRFSLPPEAFYIIRFHSFYPWHTGGDYQQLCNEQDLAMLPWVQEFNKFDLYTKSSDLPDVDKLRPYYQGLIDKYCPGVLHW; encoded by the exons GACCCGGACCCTTCCCTGGTCTACCGGCCTGATATGGAGCCAGAGGCGGCCAAAGACAAGGGCAGCTTCCGAAACTACACG TCCGGCCCTCTCCTGGACCGTGTCTTCACCACCTACAAGCTTATGCACACGTGGCAGACCGTGGACTTCGTCAGGAGGAAG CATGCCCAGTTTGGGAGCTTCTCCTATAAGAGAATGACTGTCATGGAGGCTGTGGACATGCTGGATGGGCTGGTGGACGAGTCGGACCCCGACGTGGACTTCCCCAACTCCTTCCACGCCTTCCAGACGGCCGAGGGCATCCGGAAGGCCCATCCCGACAAGG acTGGTTCCACCTCGTCGGGCTCCTGCACGACCTGGGGAAGGTCCTGGCTCTGGCAGGGGAGCCCCAG TGGGCAGTCGTTGGAGACACCTTCCCAGTTGGCTGCCGTCCCCAAGGCTCTGTGCTTTTCTGTGACTCTACCTTCCAGGACAACCCTGACCTCCAGGATCCTCTGTACAG CACAGAGCTTGGCATGTACCAGCCCCACTGTGGGCTCGAGAACGTCCTCATGTCCTGGGGCCATGACG AGTACATGTACCAGATGATGAAGTTCAACAGATTCTCCCTCCCACCGGAG GCCTTCTACATCATCCGGTTCCACTCCTTCTACCCGTGGCACACGGGCGGCGACTACCAGCAGCTGTGCAATGAGCAGGACTTGGCCATGCTGCCCTGGGTGCAGGAGTTCAA CAAGTTCGATCTCTACACCAAGAGCTCTGACCTGCCAGATGTGGACAAGCTGCGGCCCTACTACCAGGGGCTCATTGACAAGTACTGCCCTGGTGTCCTCCACTGGTGA
- the LMF2 gene encoding lipase maturation factor 2 — protein MAGSRLPRQLFLQGVAAVFMFAFASLYTQIPGLYGPEGILPARRTLRPQGKGRWPQLWETPTLLWETPLLGLDTAQGLELLSLLGTLLALGALLLHQLRHFLVYLLLWAAYLSAYQVGQVFLYFQWDSLLLETGFLALLVAPLRLPPRHKHAQGRLAGVLPHEDLPFWLVRWLLFRLMFASGVVKLTSRCPAWWGLTALTYHFETQCLPTPASWFAHHLPVWLHKLSVVATFLIEIAVPPLFFAPVRRLRLAAFYSQVLLQVLIIITGNYNFFNLLTLVLTTALLDDAHLAGNSRRKKTPSSWPKALLALLLELAVYGLLASGVVYCFGLEVDWEQHSVHSKTTFTFHQFSQWLKMVTLPTMWLGAASLAWELLTALWRWTQVRGWLQKFCAAVQLSVFGTATVALFTISLVPYSYMEPSTHGRLWTGAHRLFGTVEHLQLAHSYGLFRRMTGLGGRPEVVLEGSYDGHHWTEIEFMYKPGNVSRAPPIVAPHQPRLDWQMWFAALGPHTHSPWFTSLVLRLLQGKEPVIRLIQNHAPRYPFHKQPPTYVRAQRYKYRFSKPGEQGQWWRRQWVEEFFPSVSLGDPTLDMLLGQFGLQDKSPPRPRSSSSTLAQALRWMREQLSPLEAPALLWGLLGTVVAIRVMQALLGPQSSPRAKEEKHRPAPPEDSVAASKQASPAPDVSSDSQTPRRKK, from the exons ATGGCTGGCTCTCGCCTCCCGCGGCAGCTCTTTCTCCAGGGCGTGGCCGCCGTCTTCATGTTCGCCTTCGCTTCCCTCTACACGCAGATCCCGG GCCTGTACGGCCCTGAGGGCATCCTGCCTGCACGGAGGACGCTGCGGCCGCAGGGAAAGGGACGCTGGCCGCAGCTGTGGGAGACCCCAACGCTGCTGTGGGAGACGCCGCTACTGGGGTTGGACACAGCACAGGGCCTGGAGCTGCTGAGCCTGCTGGGCACCCTGCTGGCCCTGGGAGCCCTGCTGCTGCACCAGCTGCGCCACTTCCTTGTCTACCTGCTGCTGTGGGCCGCCTACCTGTCTGCCTACCAG GTGGGCCAGGTGTTTCTTTATTTCCAGTG GGATTCCCTGCTGCTGGAGACTGGCTTCCTGGCCTTGTTGGTGGCCCCTCTGAGGCTGCCCCCGCGCCACAAGCACGCCCAGGGCAGGCTGGCAGGGGTCTTGCCCCACGAAGACCTCCCCTTCTGGCTCGTGCGCTGGCTGCTGTTTCGCCTCATGTTTGCCTCGGGTGTGGTCAAGCTGACCAGCCGTTGCCCCGCGTGGTGGGGGCTCACCG CCCTCACCTACCACTTCGAGACTCAGTGCTTGCCCACGCCCGCCTCCTGGTTTGCCCACCATCTGCCCGTCTGGCTGCACAAGCTCAGCGTGGTGGCCACCTTCCTCATCGAGATTGCAGTGCCCCCTCTGTTCTTCGCTCCTGTTCGCCGCCTGCGCTTGGCTGCCTTCTACTCCCAG GTCTTGCTGCAAGTCCTGATTATCATCACTGGCAATTATAACTTCTTCAACCTGCTCACCCTGGTGCTCACCACTGCCCTCCTGGATGACGCACACCTGGCTGGCAACAGCCGCCGCAAGAAGACGCCCTCCT CCTGGCCCAAGGCCCTGCTGGCCCTGCTGCTGGAACTGGCCGTCTACGGGCTGCTGGCCTCTGGCGTGGTGTACTGCTTTGGCCTGGAAGTGGATTGGGAACAGCACAGCGTTCACTCCAAAACCA CCTTCACCTTCCACCAGTTCTCCCAGTGGCTGAAGATGGTCACCCTCCCCACCATGTGGCTGGGGGCTGCCTCCCTTGCCTGGGAACTGCTGACCGCCCTCTGGAG GTGGACCCAAGTGCGAGGGTGGCTGCAGAAGTTCTGTGCTGCAGTCCAGCTGTCCGTCTTTGGCACGGCCACGGTGGCTTTGTTCACGATCAGCCTG GTGCCATACTCCTACATGGAGCCCTCGACCCATGGGCGCCTCTGGACTGGGGCCCACCGCCTGTTTGGCACCGTGGAGCACCTGCAGCTGGCCCACTCCTACGGCCTCTTCCGCCGGATGACTGGTCTGGGTGGACGGCCCGAGGTGGTGCTCGAGGGCAGCTATGACGGGCACCACTGGACG GAAATCGAGTTCATGTACAAGCCCGGTAACGTGAGCCGGGCTCCCCCCATCGTGGCGCCCCACCAGCCGCGCCTCGATTGGCAGATGTGGTTCGCGGCCCTGGGCCCGCACACGCACAGTCCCTGGTTCACAAGCCTGGTCCTCCGCCTGCTTCAGGGCAAAGAGCCTG TGATCCGCCTCATCCAGAACCACGCGCCCAGGTACCCCTTCCACAAGCAGCCGCCCACTTACGTGCGGGCCCAGCGCTACAAGTACCGGTTCTCGAAGCCCGGGGAGCAGGG CCAGTGGTGGCGACGCCAGTGGGTGGAGGAATTTTTCCCGTCCGTGTCCTTGGGGGACCCGACGCTGGACATGCTGCTCGGGCAGTTTGGCCTTCAG GACAAGAGCCCGCCCCGGCCCCGCAGCTCCAGCAGCACCCTGGCTCAGGCGCTCCGCTGGATGCGGGAACAGCTGTCTCCCCTGGAGGCCCCTGccctgctctgggggctcctcggGACCGTGGTGGCCATTAGGGTCATGCAGGCCCTTCTGGGCCCCCAGTCCTCCCCTCGGGCCAAGGAGGAGAAGCACAGGCCAGCCCCCCCGGAGGACTCGGTGGCTGCCAGCAAACAAGCTTCCCCAGCCCCCGACGTAAGCAGCGATTCCCAGACCCCTCGGCGGAAAAAGTAA
- the MIOX gene encoding inositol oxygenase isoform X2 has translation MKVAVDPDPSLVYRPDMEPEAAKDKGSFRNYTSGPLLDRVFTTYKLMHTWQTVDFVRRKHAQFGSFSYKRMTVMEAVDMLDGLVDESDPDVDFPNSFHAFQTAEGIRKAHPDKDWFHLVGLLHDLGKVLALAGEPQWAVVGDTFPVGCRPQGSVLFCDSTFQDNPDLQDPLYSTELGMYQPHCGLENVLMSWGHDEYMYQMMKFNRFSLPPEAFYIIRFHSFYPWHTGGDYQQLCNEQDLAMLPWVQEFKCGQAAALLPGAH, from the exons GACCCGGACCCTTCCCTGGTCTACCGGCCTGATATGGAGCCAGAGGCGGCCAAAGACAAGGGCAGCTTCCGAAACTACACG TCCGGCCCTCTCCTGGACCGTGTCTTCACCACCTACAAGCTTATGCACACGTGGCAGACCGTGGACTTCGTCAGGAGGAAG CATGCCCAGTTTGGGAGCTTCTCCTATAAGAGAATGACTGTCATGGAGGCTGTGGACATGCTGGATGGGCTGGTGGACGAGTCGGACCCCGACGTGGACTTCCCCAACTCCTTCCACGCCTTCCAGACGGCCGAGGGCATCCGGAAGGCCCATCCCGACAAGG acTGGTTCCACCTCGTCGGGCTCCTGCACGACCTGGGGAAGGTCCTGGCTCTGGCAGGGGAGCCCCAG TGGGCAGTCGTTGGAGACACCTTCCCAGTTGGCTGCCGTCCCCAAGGCTCTGTGCTTTTCTGTGACTCTACCTTCCAGGACAACCCTGACCTCCAGGATCCTCTGTACAG CACAGAGCTTGGCATGTACCAGCCCCACTGTGGGCTCGAGAACGTCCTCATGTCCTGGGGCCATGACG AGTACATGTACCAGATGATGAAGTTCAACAGATTCTCCCTCCCACCGGAG GCCTTCTACATCATCCGGTTCCACTCCTTCTACCCGTGGCACACGGGCGGCGACTACCAGCAGCTGTGCAATGAGCAGGACTTGGCCATGCTGCCCTGGGTGCAGGAGTTCAA ATGTGGACAAGCTGCGGCCCTACTACCAGGGGCTCATTGA